A genome region from Hymenobacter tibetensis includes the following:
- a CDS encoding gluconate:H+ symporter: MPLLLVVAAVILLLILTIVFKLNAFLSLIIVAVGLGLAEGMAAKDVLVSIQNGMGSILGSVVMIIGFGAMLGSLLIESGALQRITYQLIKIFGIKHIQWAVLLTGFVVGLPMYYMAGFVLLVPLVFSIAASTRLPLLYVGMPLVAALSVTHGYLPPHPGPTAIAALFKADFSLTLLYGLAIAVPAVIIAGPIFSRTLKRYNPSAPTTIAMPRHFTEDEMPGFGVSLFTVLTPILLMTLGAVATLTLPATSHTRQVVEFISDPSLALLISVLVAMVTLGLNRGKSMKEVMDLFSTSIAGIAMILLIIGGGGALKQIMVDSGVSVYITTLFTGMHMSPLFMAWAIAAILRVCLGSSTVASLTAGGMVLPLIATSAVKPELMVLAVGAGSLVCSHVNDPGFWIFKEYFNLTIPQTLATWTVMETLVSLVGLVGVFALDAVL, from the coding sequence ATGCCTTTACTCCTCGTTGTGGCGGCGGTTATTTTGCTGCTGATTTTAACTATCGTCTTCAAGCTCAATGCTTTCTTGTCGTTGATTATCGTGGCCGTTGGGCTAGGCTTAGCGGAAGGCATGGCCGCCAAGGATGTGCTGGTCTCAATCCAGAACGGCATGGGCAGCATTCTTGGGTCGGTGGTGATGATTATCGGGTTTGGGGCCATGCTTGGCAGCTTGCTCATTGAGAGCGGGGCGTTGCAGCGCATCACCTATCAGCTTATCAAAATCTTTGGTATCAAGCATATTCAGTGGGCGGTGCTGCTCACGGGGTTTGTGGTGGGCCTGCCGATGTACTACATGGCGGGCTTCGTGCTGCTGGTGCCCCTGGTGTTTTCTATTGCCGCCTCTACGCGGCTGCCCCTGCTGTACGTGGGCATGCCGCTGGTAGCAGCCCTTTCCGTCACGCACGGCTACCTGCCGCCGCACCCGGGCCCCACGGCCATTGCGGCGCTTTTCAAAGCCGATTTTTCTTTAACGCTGCTCTACGGATTGGCCATTGCCGTGCCCGCCGTCATTATTGCCGGCCCTATTTTTTCTCGCACCCTGAAGCGCTACAATCCTTCGGCACCCACTACCATCGCTATGCCCCGGCACTTCACCGAAGACGAAATGCCGGGCTTTGGCGTCAGTTTATTTACGGTCCTTACCCCCATCCTACTCATGACGCTGGGGGCCGTGGCTACCCTCACCTTGCCCGCCACCTCGCACACCCGGCAAGTGGTGGAATTCATCAGCGACCCGAGCCTGGCCTTGTTGATTTCGGTGTTGGTAGCCATGGTTACGCTCGGCCTCAACCGCGGCAAAAGCATGAAGGAGGTTATGGATCTGTTTTCGACGTCTATTGCCGGCATTGCTATGATTTTGCTGATTATTGGCGGGGGCGGGGCGCTCAAGCAAATCATGGTAGACAGCGGTGTCAGCGTCTATATCACCACGCTTTTCACGGGCATGCACATGTCGCCGCTGTTTATGGCGTGGGCCATTGCGGCTATTTTGCGCGTCTGCCTGGGCTCTTCCACAGTGGCTTCGCTGACAGCGGGCGGGATGGTGCTACCCCTGATAGCCACTTCCGCCGTGAAACCCGAACTCATGGTGCTGGCTGTAGGAGCCGGTAGCCTGGTGTGCTCTCACGTCAACGACCCCGGTTTCTGGATATTCAAGGAGTACTTCAACCTGACTATTCCGCAAACCCTAGCCACCTGGACCGTCATGGAAACCCTGGTGTCACTTGTAGGGCTGGTAGGAGTTTTTGCGCTGGATGCTGTTCTATAA
- a CDS encoding sensor histidine kinase, translated as MTFKRLEIGIFLRLLGLLVLVYAAVYYAHKATYAPVIFAGFLVVALVVELARYITRSNRELASFILAVKYRDFSQHFNEDHTNPSLKQLHVAFNEVNSTFRQLNAEKEAQFKYLQTVLELIDTGIISYDAQGQVEWVNESFKQTLELPYLHNIHSLQKRHDVLYDAIMHLEPGLPAVVKLTVSNRTMQLLLSATSFKLHGRSFTLIAFKNVSHALDETETEAWQKLLRVMTHEIMNSVAPIASLADSLRRHVRLEKEKGTELLLHDSDLLDDVEEGIGIIQHRSEGLLNFAQVYRNFSKITMPLLTTIYVQELFNSISALLKSQLADQNITLLVSVEPPELMLHADSQLMEQVLINLVLNAAHAVAGCANSQIQLVGKTTDNDHVVVEVIDNGCGIPADVLDSIFIPFFTTHKSGSGIGLSLAKQIMHLHKGRIHVHSVEGTGSVFRLEF; from the coding sequence ATGACCTTTAAACGGCTCGAAATCGGCATTTTCTTGCGGCTGCTCGGGCTGCTGGTGTTAGTGTACGCCGCGGTGTACTACGCGCACAAAGCCACCTATGCGCCGGTAATTTTCGCTGGGTTTTTGGTGGTAGCGCTGGTGGTGGAACTGGCGCGCTACATCACGCGCAGCAACAGAGAGCTGGCTAGCTTTATTCTGGCAGTGAAATACCGCGACTTTTCGCAGCATTTCAACGAGGACCATACCAACCCCTCGCTCAAGCAGTTGCACGTGGCGTTCAACGAAGTCAATTCCACCTTTCGGCAACTCAACGCCGAGAAAGAAGCGCAGTTTAAATACCTGCAAACCGTGCTGGAACTGATTGATACCGGCATTATTTCCTACGACGCCCAAGGGCAGGTGGAATGGGTGAACGAGTCGTTCAAGCAAACCTTAGAGCTGCCGTATCTGCACAATATTCATTCGCTCCAAAAGCGCCACGACGTGCTCTATGATGCCATTATGCACTTGGAGCCCGGGTTGCCAGCGGTGGTGAAGCTAACGGTCAGCAACAGAACAATGCAGCTGCTCTTGTCGGCCACATCGTTCAAGCTGCACGGCCGCAGCTTCACGCTTATTGCGTTCAAAAACGTCAGCCATGCCCTCGACGAAACCGAAACCGAGGCCTGGCAAAAGCTGCTCCGCGTGATGACCCATGAAATCATGAACTCGGTAGCGCCCATTGCCTCACTGGCCGATTCGCTGCGCCGCCACGTGCGCCTGGAGAAGGAAAAGGGCACGGAGTTGCTGCTTCACGACTCCGACCTGCTTGATGATGTGGAAGAAGGCATTGGCATCATCCAGCACCGCAGCGAAGGCCTGCTGAATTTTGCGCAGGTGTACCGCAATTTCAGCAAGATTACTATGCCCCTGCTAACCACCATTTATGTGCAGGAGCTTTTCAATAGCATTAGCGCGTTGCTGAAAAGCCAGCTTGCCGACCAGAACATCACCCTGCTGGTGTCGGTTGAGCCGCCTGAGCTGATGCTGCACGCCGACAGCCAATTAATGGAACAAGTGCTTATCAACCTGGTATTGAATGCCGCCCACGCCGTGGCAGGATGCGCTAACAGCCAGATTCAATTGGTTGGCAAAACCACAGACAACGACCACGTGGTAGTGGAAGTAATTGACAACGGCTGTGGCATTCCGGCCGACGTACTGGACAGCATTTTTATTCCGTTTTTCACCACTCACAAAAGCGGCAGCGGCATAGGCTTGAGCCTCGCCAAGCAGATTATGCATCTGCACAAAGGCCGGATTCACGTGCATTCGGTGGAAGGAACGGGCAGCGTGTTTCGGCTGGAATTTTAG
- a CDS encoding sigma-54-dependent transcriptional regulator, whose product MAFSKARVLVVDDDRDVLFALKMLLKTEVQEVVTEKNPENLLSVLSKQPFDVVFLDMNFKSNLGTGNEGLYWLSRILERDKNATVIMITAHGEISTAVRALKAGATDFIVKPWHNEKFLETLHATLQHNSTRKTSETPTTAKRAPSFADVAMLGESEPMQELFHKIEKIAPTEANVLLLGENGTGKELAAKALHQRSFRASKPYVTADLAAMSEGIFESELFGHKKGSFTDAKDDRVGRFAAASTGTLFLDEIGNISLPQQAKLLTALQNRQVIPLGSNVPVPIDIRLISATNAPLYELAAKNQFRKDLIYRINTVEITLPPLRERGNDVVLLAKHFAGLYATRNHKPIPEFEPATFKKLQQHPWPGNIRELQHAVERAVILAEGNVLRPQDFTFSAMEMALVANQQTPTYLDGPLQLNEVEKSTILRVIERHNGNITKAAKELGITRTALYRRLEKHDL is encoded by the coding sequence ATGGCTTTTTCTAAGGCGCGAGTATTAGTGGTCGATGACGACAGGGACGTTCTGTTTGCTCTTAAAATGCTGCTCAAAACCGAGGTGCAGGAAGTGGTAACCGAGAAGAACCCTGAGAACTTATTGTCTGTGCTAAGCAAGCAGCCGTTCGATGTTGTCTTCTTGGACATGAACTTCAAGAGCAACCTTGGCACCGGCAACGAGGGCCTGTATTGGCTGAGCCGCATTTTGGAGCGCGACAAAAACGCAACGGTTATCATGATAACGGCCCACGGCGAAATCAGCACGGCCGTTCGGGCTCTGAAAGCTGGCGCCACCGATTTCATTGTGAAGCCGTGGCACAACGAGAAGTTTTTGGAGACGCTGCATGCCACCCTGCAGCACAATAGCACCCGCAAAACCAGCGAAACGCCTACCACGGCCAAACGTGCGCCTTCCTTCGCCGACGTGGCCATGCTCGGCGAATCGGAACCCATGCAGGAGCTGTTTCATAAGATAGAAAAGATAGCGCCTACCGAAGCCAATGTGCTGTTGCTGGGCGAAAATGGCACCGGCAAAGAACTGGCGGCCAAAGCCTTGCACCAACGTTCTTTCCGCGCCAGCAAGCCATACGTTACGGCCGACCTGGCGGCTATGAGTGAGGGCATTTTCGAGAGTGAGCTATTCGGCCACAAGAAAGGCTCGTTCACTGATGCCAAAGACGACCGGGTGGGCCGCTTCGCGGCGGCTTCTACGGGCACCTTGTTTCTCGACGAAATCGGGAATATTTCGCTGCCGCAGCAAGCCAAGCTGCTGACGGCCTTGCAAAACCGGCAGGTAATTCCGCTAGGCAGCAACGTTCCGGTGCCTATCGATATTCGGTTGATTTCGGCCACCAACGCGCCCTTGTATGAGCTAGCTGCCAAAAATCAGTTTCGCAAAGACTTGATTTACCGCATCAACACCGTGGAAATAACCCTTCCTCCGCTGCGCGAGCGGGGCAACGATGTGGTGTTGCTGGCGAAACATTTTGCGGGCCTATATGCCACCCGCAACCATAAGCCCATTCCGGAGTTCGAACCAGCCACGTTCAAAAAGCTGCAACAGCACCCCTGGCCCGGCAACATCCGGGAATTGCAGCACGCCGTGGAACGAGCCGTGATTCTGGCGGAAGGCAACGTGCTACGCCCGCAAGACTTCACCTTCTCGGCCATGGAAATGGCGCTAGTGGCCAACCAACAGACACCGACTTACTTGGATGGCCCGCTGCAACTAAACGAGGTGGAAAAAAGCACCATTCTGCGCGTTATCGAGCGGCACAACGGCAACATCACCAAGGCGGCTAAAGAACTCGGCATCACCCGCACTGCCCTCTACCGCCGCCTGGAAAAACATGACCTTTAA
- a CDS encoding low molecular weight protein tyrosine phosphatase family protein: MPTVPPNATQLLFICSQNRWRSLTAERLFDDHATYEARSAGTEPGARVRVTAGHIGWADVVFVMERKHADLLQAKFSEELANKTIINLRIPDKFQFLDAVLQELLRERLQPHLPLL; this comes from the coding sequence TTGCCAACCGTCCCTCCCAACGCTACACAACTACTCTTTATCTGCAGCCAGAACCGGTGGCGCAGCCTCACGGCCGAACGGCTCTTCGACGACCATGCGACCTACGAGGCCCGCTCGGCTGGCACCGAACCCGGCGCCCGGGTGCGCGTGACGGCCGGGCACATCGGTTGGGCTGATGTAGTCTTTGTCATGGAGCGCAAGCACGCGGATTTGCTACAGGCAAAGTTCAGCGAAGAACTGGCCAACAAAACCATCATCAACCTGCGCATTCCCGACAAGTTCCAGTTCCTGGATGCTGTGTTGCAGGAGCTGCTTCGGGAGCGGCTACAACCTCATCTTCCGCTCTTGTAG
- a CDS encoding efflux RND transporter periplasmic adaptor subunit, which produces MDVPIQKKTWTLRKLLLLAGVVLVMGLLAVSFFSTAGPTKLNVDPERITISEVTKGTFQEFISIDGTVMPIKTIYLDATEGGTVKNILVEDGATLTPGQPIIQLANTDLQLEMVNRETAVFDLMNNLQNTRNLMQQNRIQQLNQFADTDYKLREAKRIYELNKNLYEQKVISRQEFNESQNTYQYQVRKRQLTKQTLLQDSVAMRQQINQMQESVGRMQSNLALMHKKMDDLTIKAPVAGRITSLNAEIGELKARGQRIGQIDMLNGLKVRANIDEYYISRIFPGQKGEFTLEGKRYELAVKKIYTQVTKGLQVDMEFTKETPPSVRRGQTLQVRLALSDQTQAVLVPKGGFNQKTGGNWIFKVSENGATAYKADIRLGRQNPEYFEVLEGLKPGDKVVTSSYEGYEDMGELVLKEKQQ; this is translated from the coding sequence ATGGACGTACCTATTCAAAAGAAAACCTGGACGCTACGCAAGCTCCTTCTCCTAGCCGGGGTGGTGCTAGTCATGGGGTTGTTGGCGGTTAGCTTCTTTTCCACCGCTGGCCCCACCAAGCTAAACGTAGACCCCGAGCGCATCACCATCAGTGAGGTGACCAAGGGCACCTTCCAGGAGTTTATCTCCATCGACGGGACGGTGATGCCCATCAAAACTATTTACCTGGATGCCACCGAAGGCGGAACGGTAAAGAACATTTTGGTGGAAGACGGCGCCACGCTCACCCCCGGCCAGCCTATCATTCAGCTAGCCAACACCGATCTGCAACTGGAAATGGTGAACCGCGAAACAGCTGTGTTCGATTTGATGAACAACCTGCAGAACACGCGCAACCTGATGCAGCAAAACCGCATTCAGCAGCTCAACCAGTTTGCTGACACCGACTACAAACTGAGAGAGGCCAAGCGCATCTATGAGCTCAACAAAAACCTGTACGAGCAAAAAGTAATATCGCGGCAGGAGTTCAACGAGAGCCAGAACACCTACCAGTACCAGGTGCGCAAGCGCCAGCTCACCAAGCAAACCTTGCTGCAAGATTCGGTGGCGATGCGCCAGCAAATCAACCAGATGCAGGAGTCGGTGGGGCGCATGCAAAGCAACCTGGCGCTGATGCATAAGAAGATGGATGACCTAACCATTAAAGCCCCGGTGGCGGGCCGCATCACTTCCCTGAACGCTGAAATAGGGGAGTTGAAAGCCCGGGGGCAGCGCATCGGCCAGATTGATATGCTCAATGGCTTGAAGGTGCGCGCCAACATAGACGAGTACTATATCTCGCGCATTTTTCCGGGCCAGAAAGGTGAATTCACCTTGGAAGGCAAGCGCTATGAGCTGGCCGTGAAAAAGATTTACACCCAAGTAACCAAGGGCTTGCAAGTGGATATGGAGTTCACCAAGGAAACGCCGCCGAGCGTGCGACGCGGCCAAACCTTGCAGGTGCGCCTAGCCCTCAGCGACCAAACGCAGGCCGTGCTGGTGCCCAAAGGTGGCTTCAACCAGAAAACAGGCGGCAACTGGATTTTCAAGGTCAGTGAAAACGGAGCCACCGCCTATAAAGCCGACATCCGCCTGGGGCGGCAAAACCCCGAGTACTTCGAGGTGCTAGAAGGCTTGAAGCCCGGCGACAAAGTGGTGACGTCCAGCTACGAAGGCTACGAGGACATGGGCGAATTAGTGCTCAAGGAAAAGCAGCAGTAA
- a CDS encoding gluconokinase has protein sequence MERTVFVVMGVSASGKTTIGGLLAKRLGIPFHDADDFHSAANVAKMASGTPLTDEDRQGWLAQLAQAIGEWEKTGGAVLACSALKEAYRRTLQGGAQQPLQWVYLDGSRELLHNRLLARKNHYMGADMLDSQLNTLEEPAYGIRVVLQKDRSPQEVVAEIMRAYTPTPTE, from the coding sequence ATGGAGCGTACTGTGTTTGTTGTGATGGGCGTGTCGGCCAGTGGCAAAACTACTATTGGCGGCTTGCTAGCCAAGCGTTTAGGGATACCCTTTCATGATGCCGACGATTTTCATTCGGCGGCCAACGTGGCCAAAATGGCTAGTGGCACCCCCCTCACCGACGAAGACCGCCAAGGCTGGTTGGCGCAGTTGGCGCAGGCTATTGGGGAATGGGAAAAGACGGGTGGCGCAGTGCTAGCCTGCTCAGCGCTGAAGGAAGCGTACCGCCGCACGCTGCAAGGTGGAGCACAACAACCTTTGCAGTGGGTGTACTTGGATGGCTCACGCGAGTTGCTGCACAATCGCCTCCTGGCCCGCAAAAACCATTATATGGGCGCCGACATGCTCGACTCGCAATTAAACACACTGGAAGAGCCGGCCTACGGTATCCGAGTGGTTTTGCAGAAAGACCGCAGCCCGCAAGAAGTGGTAGCTGAAATTATGCGCGCCTACACCCCAACTCCAACCGAATAA
- a CDS encoding ABC transporter permease — MIWHSLLLIYRNFKRFKTTFFINLIGLSTGLACALVVYLWVNDELSFDKYHATDSRLFRVMENVRTDQGINTRWGTHPLLAEALVEEMPEIEAAAVVTPPAFFPQFTLVGANKNVRAVGKCAAENFFRIFTYPLIQGDASRVLANKSAIVLSQQMAIALFGTPQNAVGKSVEWQMGMADLKQTCIVSGVFGPIPPNSTERFDFVLTFDAFKDIMKMGQRITWEDDGPFHTYIVLKEGANTAQFNSKIAKLLQGKSAKNKSRTLFVEPYSDAYLYGEFENGAHAGGRIQYVRLFSAIALFVLLIACINFMNLATAKATRRVREIGVRKTLGASRAALVVHFLAESVLMAFLALFVAVMLVQLMLPQFNEITGKQLALELSLKSSGAFLGIALLTGLLAGSYPAFYLSGFKPATVFRGTLRNSMADLWMRKGLVVFQFALSVLFIVCVLVVHRQVAFVQSKDLGYDKNNIIYFETAGRAAQQPAAFLAELKQLPGVANASGMWGSFVVVGPQGMGPQLEWEGHKIPVNNLAVNYDMLETLGIQMKAGRRFSRQFRSDSTKIIVNEALVAALGMQNPVGKVLGKTQIVGVAKDFHYESLHEKVEPFIFRLEPQAAGTVLVKLTPGREQETIQAIQRFYQQFNPGLTLDYQFLDAAHQAQYASERRVAVLSRYFAGLAIIISCLGLLGLTAFTAERRRKEIGVRKVLGASELSIVYLLSSDLTKLVVVAIVLALPVSYLVVSQWLNSFEYRITLEFWYFLGAGLLALLVAWLTVGTQAMRAARVNPVLCLRDQ; from the coding sequence ATGATTTGGCATTCCCTGCTCCTGATTTACCGCAACTTCAAGCGGTTTAAAACCACGTTTTTTATCAACCTGATTGGGCTATCCACGGGGTTGGCGTGTGCCTTGGTGGTGTACCTGTGGGTGAACGATGAGTTGAGCTTTGATAAGTACCACGCCACCGACAGCCGGCTTTTCCGGGTGATGGAAAACGTGCGCACCGACCAAGGCATCAACACCCGTTGGGGTACCCATCCGCTGCTGGCCGAGGCCCTAGTAGAAGAAATGCCGGAAATTGAAGCCGCTGCCGTCGTTACGCCTCCCGCTTTTTTCCCTCAGTTCACGCTAGTAGGGGCAAACAAGAATGTGCGGGCCGTAGGAAAATGCGCGGCTGAAAACTTCTTCCGCATCTTCACTTATCCGCTTATTCAAGGCGATGCTAGTCGGGTATTAGCAAACAAATCAGCCATTGTGCTTTCCCAACAGATGGCAATTGCGCTGTTCGGCACGCCTCAAAATGCCGTGGGAAAGTCGGTGGAGTGGCAGATGGGGATGGCGGATCTGAAGCAGACCTGTATTGTCTCGGGCGTGTTTGGGCCCATTCCGCCTAATTCCACTGAGCGGTTTGATTTCGTGCTGACCTTCGATGCATTCAAGGACATCATGAAGATGGGGCAGCGAATAACCTGGGAAGATGATGGGCCTTTTCACACTTATATCGTGCTAAAGGAAGGCGCCAATACCGCCCAATTCAACAGCAAGATTGCAAAGCTATTGCAAGGCAAAAGTGCCAAGAATAAGAGCCGTACGCTTTTCGTAGAGCCATATTCCGATGCGTACCTGTACGGTGAATTTGAAAATGGCGCGCACGCGGGCGGACGAATCCAGTACGTTAGGTTGTTTTCGGCCATTGCCTTGTTTGTACTGCTGATTGCCTGCATCAATTTCATGAACCTGGCCACGGCCAAAGCCACGCGCCGGGTGAGAGAAATTGGCGTCAGGAAAACGTTGGGAGCCAGCCGGGCGGCATTGGTTGTGCATTTCCTGGCCGAGTCGGTGCTGATGGCGTTTCTGGCCTTGTTTGTGGCCGTGATGCTGGTGCAACTAATGTTGCCGCAGTTCAATGAAATTACGGGTAAGCAGCTAGCACTAGAGCTAAGTCTCAAGAGCAGTGGGGCCTTCCTGGGCATTGCCTTGCTGACGGGGCTGCTGGCGGGCAGCTACCCGGCTTTCTACTTGTCGGGGTTCAAGCCAGCCACAGTATTCAGGGGGACGCTCCGAAATTCGATGGCCGACCTCTGGATGCGCAAGGGCTTGGTGGTGTTTCAGTTTGCGTTGTCGGTGCTGTTCATTGTTTGCGTGTTGGTGGTGCATCGTCAGGTGGCCTTCGTGCAGAGCAAGGACCTGGGGTACGACAAAAACAACATCATCTATTTCGAAACGGCGGGCAGAGCTGCGCAACAGCCCGCGGCGTTTCTGGCCGAGCTCAAGCAGCTGCCGGGGGTAGCAAACGCGTCGGGTATGTGGGGCTCCTTCGTGGTGGTTGGCCCCCAAGGAATGGGGCCACAGCTAGAGTGGGAAGGCCACAAAATACCCGTAAACAACCTGGCCGTAAACTACGACATGCTGGAAACGCTGGGTATTCAGATGAAAGCGGGCCGCCGCTTTTCCCGGCAGTTCCGCTCCGACAGCACCAAGATCATCGTCAACGAAGCTTTGGTAGCAGCCTTGGGCATGCAGAATCCGGTGGGCAAAGTATTGGGTAAAACGCAGATTGTGGGCGTAGCCAAAGATTTCCACTACGAGTCGCTCCACGAAAAAGTAGAGCCGTTCATCTTCCGGCTGGAGCCGCAGGCGGCCGGCACCGTGCTGGTCAAACTCACCCCTGGCCGCGAGCAAGAGACCATCCAAGCAATTCAGCGATTCTACCAGCAGTTCAACCCGGGCCTCACGCTCGATTACCAGTTTCTGGATGCCGCCCACCAAGCCCAATACGCCTCGGAGCGGCGCGTGGCGGTGCTCTCGCGCTACTTTGCGGGCCTGGCTATCATCATCTCCTGCCTGGGCTTGTTGGGCTTGACGGCTTTCACGGCTGAGAGAAGGCGCAAGGAAATAGGCGTGCGCAAAGTATTGGGGGCCAGTGAACTGAGCATCGTCTACCTGCTGTCGAGCGACCTTACCAAACTAGTAGTAGTGGCTATCGTCTTGGCTTTGCCCGTCAGCTACCTGGTGGTAAGCCAGTGGCTCAACAGCTTCGAGTACCGAATAACGCTGGAGTTCTGGTACTTCCTCGGAGCCGGTTTGCTGGCGCTGCTCGTCGCCTGGCTCACGGTCGGGACGCAGGCTATGCGCGCGGCGCGGGTCAACCCGGTCCTTTGCTTACGCGACCAATAA
- a CDS encoding TolB family protein, giving the protein MKPYVYTTLLLLLVLLCSPAYSQQQVGVFDGSQDVGTQVKAGSATYLPATQQYVVTGAGANIWLDKDEFRYVYKKMKGDFLLYARAEFVGASGINPHRKMGWMVRQSLQGNAPHVSAIEHGDGLTSLQYRRTAGAATEETRATITHANILQLERKGNTYTMRVAQFGQPFVTQQVTEVNLGDDVYVGLAVCSHDADVTETGVFRDVRIVVPAREGLVQYREYLGSSIELLEIATGNREVRYTSPKSLQAPNWTPDGKSLIYNSDGLMYTFNLASNQPTVIPTAEVKSNNNDHVLSFDGTMLGLSSGVEKLGGSIVYTVPTSGGKPKQITPRGPSYLHSWSPDGKNLLFTGQRTDDFNIYRIPATGGKEVRLTSAPGLDDGPEYTPDGKYIYFNSNRTGTMQIWRMRADGSEQVAVTNGDFQDWFPHISPDGKWIAFVSFLKEEVAAGDHPFYKHVYLRLLPIAGGQPKVIAYVYGGQGSMNTPSWSPDSKRVAFISNSTTVAE; this is encoded by the coding sequence ATGAAACCTTACGTTTACACCACTCTGCTCTTGCTGCTTGTGCTTCTATGCTCACCCGCATACAGCCAACAACAAGTAGGAGTATTTGACGGCAGCCAGGACGTTGGCACGCAAGTCAAGGCAGGCTCCGCCACCTACTTGCCCGCCACCCAGCAGTACGTGGTAACCGGCGCGGGTGCTAATATCTGGCTAGACAAAGACGAGTTTCGGTACGTCTACAAGAAAATGAAAGGCGATTTTCTGCTCTATGCCCGGGCCGAGTTTGTGGGGGCCAGCGGCATAAATCCGCACCGTAAGATGGGCTGGATGGTGCGCCAGAGCCTGCAAGGCAACGCTCCCCACGTCAGCGCCATCGAGCACGGCGACGGGCTGACCTCCTTACAGTACCGCCGCACCGCCGGGGCCGCCACCGAAGAAACGCGCGCTACCATCACCCACGCCAACATTCTGCAGCTGGAAAGAAAAGGCAACACCTACACCATGCGGGTAGCGCAGTTCGGGCAGCCGTTCGTGACCCAGCAAGTAACCGAGGTGAACCTAGGCGACGACGTGTACGTGGGCTTGGCAGTCTGCTCTCACGATGCCGACGTTACGGAAACCGGCGTTTTCCGGGATGTGCGCATCGTGGTGCCAGCGCGCGAAGGCTTGGTGCAGTACCGCGAGTATCTGGGTAGCAGCATTGAGTTGCTGGAAATAGCTACTGGCAACCGCGAAGTACGGTACACTTCCCCCAAATCGTTGCAGGCGCCCAACTGGACTCCCGATGGCAAAAGCCTGATCTACAACAGCGACGGGCTGATGTATACTTTCAACCTCGCCTCCAATCAGCCTACGGTTATTCCCACGGCCGAAGTTAAAAGCAACAACAACGACCATGTGCTTTCCTTTGATGGCACCATGCTCGGGTTGAGCAGCGGCGTCGAGAAGTTGGGGGGCTCCATTGTGTACACGGTGCCTACCAGCGGCGGCAAACCCAAGCAAATCACGCCCCGCGGCCCGTCTTACCTACACAGTTGGTCGCCGGATGGCAAGAACCTGCTGTTTACTGGGCAGCGCACCGACGATTTTAATATCTACCGAATTCCGGCGACTGGCGGCAAGGAAGTGCGCCTAACCAGCGCCCCTGGCCTCGACGACGGCCCGGAATATACGCCCGATGGCAAGTACATCTACTTCAACTCCAACCGCACCGGCACCATGCAGATCTGGCGCATGCGGGCAGATGGCAGCGAGCAAGTAGCCGTAACCAACGGCGACTTTCAGGACTGGTTTCCGCACATCTCGCCCGACGGGAAGTGGATTGCGTTTGTCTCGTTTCTGAAAGAGGAAGTAGCGGCCGGCGACCATCCTTTCTACAAGCACGTGTATTTGCGCCTGCTGCCCATAGCCGGCGGCCAGCCCAAGGTTATTGCCTACGTGTACGGGGGCCAAGGCTCCATGAACACGCCTTCCTGGTCGCCGGATAGCAAGCGCGTTGCCTTTATCAGCAACAGCACCACCGTCGCTGAGTAG
- a CDS encoding ABC transporter ATP-binding protein: MIKIENLDKVYRTEEVETKALNKVSLVVNEGEFVAIMGPSGCGKSTLLNIIGLLDEPDGGSIQFAGTEIAHYNERKRADLRKRNLGFVFQSFNLIEELTVVENVELPLIYLGVGAAERKEKVDKVLEKMQIMHRRNHFPQQLSGGQQQRVAVARAVINAPRLILADEPTGNLDSSNGNEVMELLTELNEAGTTIIMVTHSEHDARYAHRVIRLLDGEVVMENVHKQFTT, from the coding sequence ATGATCAAGATCGAAAACCTGGACAAAGTGTACCGCACCGAGGAAGTGGAAACCAAAGCCCTGAACAAAGTATCACTGGTGGTAAACGAGGGCGAGTTCGTGGCCATTATGGGCCCTTCGGGCTGCGGTAAGTCCACCTTGCTCAACATCATCGGGCTGCTCGACGAGCCCGATGGCGGCAGCATCCAATTTGCTGGCACCGAAATAGCGCACTACAACGAACGGAAGCGGGCCGATTTACGCAAACGTAATCTAGGGTTCGTGTTCCAAAGCTTCAACCTGATTGAAGAACTCACCGTGGTGGAAAACGTGGAGCTGCCCCTGATTTACTTGGGTGTAGGAGCCGCCGAGCGCAAAGAAAAGGTGGACAAGGTGCTGGAAAAGATGCAGATCATGCACCGCCGCAACCACTTCCCGCAGCAGCTTTCGGGTGGTCAGCAGCAACGCGTGGCCGTGGCCCGGGCCGTTATCAATGCGCCCCGCCTCATTCTGGCCGACGAACCCACCGGCAACCTCGATTCCAGCAACGGCAACGAGGTGATGGAACTGCTCACCGAACTAAATGAGGCGGGCACTACCATCATCATGGTGACGCACTCCGAGCACGACGCCCGCTATGCCCACCGCGTTATCCGCCTGCTCGACGGCGAGGTGGTGATGGAGAACGTGCACAAGCAGTTCACCACCTGA